Proteins encoded in a region of the Paenibacillus wynnii genome:
- a CDS encoding peptide MFS transporter encodes MADLDKQKIVESVPQRGFFGHPKGLFTLFFTEFWERFSYYGMKAILVYYMYYELSQGGLGMDESTALAIMSIYGSLVYMSGIIGGWLADRIFGASKAVFYGGILIMLGHITLAIPGSISLFFVSMVLIVLGTGLLKPNVSSIVGELYSEHDGRRDAGFSIFYMGINLGAFIAPLIIGTIGMDYNFHLGFSIAAVGMFLGLLVFIYTKKKNLGLAGTLVASPLSRAERKKVFLLFGISAVVLAIIVAITIPLGLLTFKSFIVVVGILGILIPTLYFIVMFRSPRTTSVERSRLIAYIPLFIAAIMFWAIQEQGSTILASYADKRTQLNFAGLHISPAWFQSLNPLFVITLAPLFAWAWVKLGKRQPTIPKKFALGLLFAGLSFLVILLPAYFVGENSMVNPLWLVLSYFIVVLGELCLSPVGLSATTKLAPSAFSAQTMSLWFLSNAAAQAINAQIVRFYSPATEMIYFGVIGGAAILLSILLYSFSSKIQGYMKGIQ; translated from the coding sequence ATGGCTGATTTAGACAAACAAAAAATTGTAGAGAGTGTTCCGCAACGGGGATTTTTTGGACATCCTAAAGGGTTGTTTACTCTATTCTTCACAGAGTTTTGGGAGCGATTTTCCTACTATGGTATGAAAGCTATCCTTGTTTATTATATGTATTACGAACTGAGTCAAGGTGGACTCGGCATGGATGAGAGCACCGCTCTCGCCATTATGTCTATCTATGGTTCACTAGTTTATATGTCTGGGATTATTGGCGGTTGGTTAGCGGATCGGATATTTGGAGCGTCAAAAGCTGTATTCTACGGCGGGATATTAATTATGCTGGGGCATATCACCTTGGCCATCCCGGGAAGTATTTCATTATTTTTTGTTTCCATGGTTCTGATCGTGCTAGGTACGGGCTTGCTGAAGCCTAATGTATCCAGTATTGTAGGTGAACTTTACAGCGAACATGATGGGCGCCGGGATGCAGGATTCAGTATATTCTACATGGGCATCAACCTAGGGGCATTTATTGCTCCGCTAATTATAGGAACCATCGGTATGGATTACAATTTCCACCTGGGCTTCAGCATTGCAGCCGTTGGCATGTTCCTAGGATTACTCGTCTTTATCTATACCAAGAAAAAGAACCTCGGCCTTGCAGGCACTTTAGTAGCAAGTCCGTTATCAAGAGCGGAACGGAAAAAGGTGTTCCTTTTATTCGGTATCAGTGCAGTGGTTCTCGCTATTATCGTTGCTATTACGATTCCGTTAGGTCTGTTAACGTTTAAATCCTTTATCGTGGTCGTAGGTATTCTGGGAATTCTAATTCCAACCCTATATTTTATTGTTATGTTCCGTAGTCCGCGAACAACAAGTGTTGAGCGCTCAAGACTCATTGCTTATATTCCGCTGTTTATTGCAGCGATTATGTTCTGGGCTATTCAAGAACAAGGGTCAACCATCCTTGCCAGTTATGCAGATAAACGTACGCAACTCAATTTTGCCGGACTTCATATTTCGCCAGCCTGGTTCCAGTCTTTAAATCCTTTGTTTGTTATCACTTTAGCCCCCCTATTTGCTTGGGCTTGGGTGAAGCTTGGAAAACGGCAGCCCACGATACCGAAGAAATTTGCCTTAGGTCTATTGTTCGCCGGATTATCCTTCCTTGTTATCCTCTTGCCGGCTTACTTTGTCGGTGAGAATTCCATGGTTAATCCTTTATGGCTCGTTCTTAGCTATTTCATCGTTGTGTTGGGGGAATTATGCTTGTCTCCTGTAGGACTATCAGCTACGACTAAATTAGCACCCTCCGCCTTCTCAGCCCAGACCATGAGCTTATGGTTCTTGTCCAATGCGGCTGCCCAAGCGATTAATGCGCAGAT
- a CDS encoding winged helix-turn-helix transcriptional regulator, with amino-acid sequence MQEPDKIYNTAVEATLEVIGGKWKPVILFHLTFGKKRNGELKRLIPTLTQKVLTQQLGELVDAGIVFRISYNQVPPKVEYELTDYGWSLKDILHLMCRWGDTHIEKVYGDRGRVLFQPPRSDV; translated from the coding sequence ATGCAGGAACCCGATAAAATTTACAATACTGCGGTAGAAGCCACTCTTGAAGTGATTGGGGGCAAGTGGAAGCCGGTTATTTTGTTCCACCTCACGTTTGGGAAAAAGCGCAATGGCGAGCTGAAGCGTCTGATACCTACCCTAACGCAAAAAGTGTTGACTCAGCAGCTAGGGGAACTAGTAGATGCTGGCATCGTGTTCCGTATTTCGTATAACCAAGTGCCGCCGAAGGTCGAATATGAGCTGACGGACTATGGTTGGAGTCTGAAAGATATCCTTCATCTCATGTGCAGATGGGGGGACACGCATATTGAAAAAGTGTACGGCGACAGGGGAAGGGTGTTATTCCAACCGCCACGATCGGACGTATGA